TTTTTGAACCAGAGGACCTTGGAAGTTCTTACTGGTTTGAACAAAAGTGAAATCCCTGGAGTAGTTTGCTAACTCAGAAATGCTCCCTTACTTCACGCTCTCTATTGATTAAGTTGTTTTTGGTTCTCTTAATGTTCAACCATGAGAAGGAGACAAAAGAAGAATTGATTGGTTATAATCAGAGTTGGTTGACAATgcaaattaatattgaaaacAGAAGTTTGCTTGGCAATTGCTAATAAGACCCCGACCAATGCGGAATAAACAATTACAATAGGTGATCTTTGTCAAATAAAATATTGCAATTAACAAATGATTATCAAATCATAAATACTCATTAACATATATACCAATTTGTTgacgaaaaagaaaacattattGACTTAAGGAAAAATTGCTCAATGATAAGCAAACGAAGGTGTTAGGTTTTATTGATTGACTCATTCAGTattgaaacaatattttatgttttaaggaTATTAGCTCGTACTTAGGTATGCAGTCGAAGAAGCTGAAGAAACTGGTCATAGAAGACAAAgtatagagtttttttttttttttttttgaattggttttCATAAATGGCCAAAACAGAATATACATTATCAGGACTTGGCTCCTGCACATTAAAAGGAAAATCCTCTTTCCACTCTCTGCCCTCCCCATACATAAATGCGGCTTTTGCTATACGGTGCGCTACCCTATTGGCTAATCTGCTAACATACTGAACCACCCACCCCGTATGTTGGACAATCTCTGCTTTAGCAGCATTCACAATCTGCCCATAGGTTGTCCAGCAATTGCCTTCGTTGTTTAGAGCTCTAACTATCTCCATCGCATCCCCCTCAAAAACTACATTTTGGTAGTCCATACGCCGAGCATAATTTACCGCAGTCCATGCACCGATCGCCTCAGCCGGGGGAGCGTGAGTAATGGAGCACTTCGTAGCACACTGTATTGCCAAAACCTTCCCTGTGTGGTCACGTACGATCACTCCGACCCCCATTTGGTTTCGACTTTGCTTTATCGAAGAGTCCCAATTGATCTTGACATATCCCACTGGAGGTGGGACCCAAGAGGCACTGGAGTTGAGGGGGGGTGCCACGACCATGCTGATACTTCGTTGTGTAGCATTGTTAAAAGCCGCCACCTGCTCCTTTGCCTTGCGAATCAGATAACAATTCTGCCATTCTAAAAGAAGGGACGGCAGTTGAGGATCCCTTTCCATTTAGACTCCAGTGGAGGTGTGACAGTTTGAAAGTGATGGTAGGGAAACTCTCTTTAACCTCTCCATTCCGCTCCCACCAAAATGGGACCGTTGGACCCAGCAACGGTAACATCATTTGAATTTCCCGCCCCTGTTTCCCACCAAGCCTTCAATTCCTACTCCTTCTACGCATCTCTCATCCATGATTCGTCTCACAAGAACCGTTAATCCATGCCCAGTTACTGGACTCCGGATCGCAAGATGATAGGCTATTGATAACCCAAATTCATTAATGCGAGCTTGGCTTTTGGAGAAATTCGTTTTGCCTGTAACATATTTGATAAATTTCGTGAGCCGGATGTGTTTTTGTGGAATGCGATCATTAGGAGTTATTCGAGGCACAATATGTTTGGTGATACGGTTGAAATGTATTTGAGGATGCAAGTGGTAAGGGCTTTACTTCTCCGTCAGTGCTCAAAGCTTGTTGTGGCTTGCTGGCTCTTAGAATGGGTTGCCGGGTTTAAGGGCAGATACTTAGACATGGGTTTGAATCGGATGTATTTGTATAGAATGTGCTTGTTGCGTTGTATGAAGCGTTGAGAATATTCAGTCAAATGAGACTGAACAATCTGATATAATACAGGGCATTATGTGCAGCTTTCAAATCTCTATGTTTCAGCCCGTTTGTGGAATTGTGATGCAAAGGTACGTGTGTTGATGAAGGAGAAAGGGTTAAGTATAGTTTGATTGAAATCAATGGCAAGCTTCGGGCATTTCTTGTGGGAGACAAGCCACATCCAAGGCATAACGAAATTTCTGGGGAGCTTGAGAGACTGGAGAAAAGGTTGAAGGAGGCAGGATTGTCCCACATACAGAATCTGTACTTGACTTGATGATTTGAATTATGAAGAGACAGAGGAGATTCTCTGTAATCATAGCGAAACGATAGCAATTGCCTTTGGGCTCATTGTACAGAGAGATAGTTGTGCGGGATGTCACTCTTTTCCATCATTTCAAGGATGGATTCTGTTTATGTGGAGATTATTGGTGAGAGGGAAAACATCTCTTCATGTTACAGTTTCTTTGGTTCAGTGTGGGTTCATGCGGAAGAAGGAAGCAAACAAACATTCCACCACCTACACCTCAATTTCTTAGGTACTAGAAATTATTTCAAGttatatattgaaatttttgttATTCACACACACATGTGACTATTTATAGCCATATCTTGCCTAAATCAGTAAGaactgaaagaaaaagaaactagaCACTTTCTATTTCtgacattatttttttctgagcaCTGCTTGGAAGAGTGGGCAGAGTGGTTTACTCTAAAAACTTTGTTGCCAATACAATTCTAAACACATACTCCACTTGTATTTCCTATTACACGATGCCTTTTAAAGGAGAGATTGTTCAATTGAAGAAATCAGAGCACACAAGTCTTTTAGCCATGGCAGCTGATACAGAAACCTTGAAAATTTCATTGTCATAAAGACTAATTATACACCTTGTTCTGCCCCACATGATGTGAGGAGAGACGGCTTAAGGCCCACAGACAGAGCTATAAAGATTCCATTTTACTGCTCCTCCAGAGCCAATTATCTTAAGAAAACAGAGAATTTTCTTCTCCTAAAGCATCGAAGGGTCCTTATCCATTTATCCAAGAAAAGCCAAGCTTGCTCTTAGAAAATCAATGGGGATTGTAGAAAGAAGGAAATAAGATGCTCGTAAAAGTGGGTGGCACTCATGACCTGACCTGACCGGACCCATCCACTAAAAATATCAAATGCCGGGCCATCTTTCCTATTTCAAAAATCCATATGCCCAACTTTCGGCAACAAACTATATGTTACATTTTTCAGTAGAAATGAGTCAATAACATGTAAGTTGCAAATATTGTATAAAATTTTGCACGTGAAGAAAAACTTCTCTACTCATGGGAGtagaaaaacaaagcaaactTCTTCATTCCCATTGAAACATATACAAGCTCCAAGTTCCAAAATAGAAGCATAAAGCAAGTTTCTAGatatatatagattttctttttcttttttttaagaagaaaaaaggaagcaGAGAATTtcacaagaaagaaaacataactTATGGAGGAGGAGACCAATCATACAGTCCTGAATCTTCATCAATTCCTTCATAGAATCTCAGCTCAAGCTCCTCAAGCCTTCCCTCATCATCCCACATGCCATAGTAACTACTATCATCATCAAAATCCCCTATTTCACCCGCCATAAATTCCCAAGCCAAGTACTCACAAAGCGTCTGGCGAATCCGAGCAATCATCCCTAATTGTTCCAAACAAGCAAACAGAGCTGaaagaattaaatttaattcataGTATAAACTgagtattaaaaaataacaaagattagatgcctttatataagcgaagcacctcctaaattaactaggaaaggaaaaacaaactaattaagaaaaggaaaacaaatcctaataagaaaaggaaaacccaacccttatttaaaaaaggaagaaaacccaATCCTTAATAAAAAGTTGCACTTGCAGCCTGTGCTTCACGTACGTTGGGTTGGGCTCTTCAGTTTTCTCTATCCCTAATAAAACTTTCACGTTTCAGCCTTCAAACCCTAAACCAGTTAATCCACCAAAACCGTACAGCCATGGAAACCAGGGTATCAAGGGGAAGAGAGCATCTTCTCAAGGAGGCGGTGGAAGATAAGGAGGACAGAATAAGCAATTTCCCAGATGACATTCTGCACCACATCCTCTCCTTCTTGCCCGTTCAATCCGTAGCAAAAACCAGCCTTTTATCCACAAGATGGAAGTATCTCTGGGCTACGATCCCTTGTTTAGACTTCTCCGAGTTTAGCATAAAGGAGAAAAGGcatgagagaaaaagagaggccATGGAGTTGATAATAAAAACAGTATTGGCAGGTCGCCATGCAAACTTCAACATAAAGGTTTTTCGGTTTAAGGGAAATCTGGGTTGCGCTTATTTGCGTGATTGCATTTGTCAAGTGGTACGACATAGCGTTGAGGAACTCGAGCTGGACGTGTCGTTGGGTGGTGAAATATGTTATTTGCCTCGTTGTATTTTCACTTGTGATTCACTAAAAAGTCTCACACTGAAAACCCTGGACGACCGACTTGCATCATTTAGATTTTACTCATATAATGTTACAGGACCCGGTGGCCTCCCTTCATTGCAGGCATTGACACTAAAACAAGTGCATTTTATGGACAGACATTCGGCTGCGATATTTTCGGGTTCTTCATTCCCTTTTCTAAAGAGATTGACTCTAAATAATTGTATGGGAATAAATCTTCTCAATATTGGTTGCCCGGAGCTTGAATATTTACAAGTTCAATATATGGAGATAAATCACATGGACATCTCTGTAGGTGAAAGACTAAAGAATTTGCGAGTGATATCTTCGTACCCCATTTGCAAGAATGGAAGTTGCGTCAAGATTTTTGCTCCGAATCTAGAGACTTTTCTCTGGGAAAATAATGAGATTCCTGAGAAATGGGAAGTACTTCACAGCTTCCCTTTCCTGAAAACTTGTCGGATTAATATAGTTGGTACTGGTCATCCTTTCATTGTTAATGCGACAATCAGCTTTCTAGCCAATCTCGTCTCTGCTCCAGACCTTTATATTGACATCCATCAGTCGGCAAAGGTCAATTTCTTTATGTCTATTTatctactttttgttttttcccttaAGTCTAAACTTTAGCGGGATATCTTCTATATATGGTCGTTTTTTTTAGGTCAATTTAGATGATCCTGAGGAATAAGTGAAAAGATGGttgatctatatatatgtatgtactaAAATCCTGTATGGAAGTTCTATATATACTAAAAtcctttcaaaaaatggttgctatatatatatatatatatatgcactaaAATCCTGGATGGAAGGGCTGGTTAAAGATTTTCAACTGATGGAAATAGATGAAGACCAGGTGCTGAAAGGGAAGAAATAGGAGGATAGTGGAGGAGAATTGAAAAAAGTACAAACAATATCTCATTGCTTTATTGATCAACTGCACTCTTAATCTTATAAAATAGCTTTATGGTATATTGTGATACTTAACTAGTCAAACTATTACCTTAATTTggttatgtttttattaaaccTTAGTTAAGTGGTAGGTGAAAATGTGTGTAGTGTGTCCACGTATTGTTCTAGAAACTTGTTTGTAAAAGCTTGCTTTTGTAATGTATAGAAGTGCTGCTGAAAATAGAacatagagaaaaagaaagaaccgaaaaaaatacaagaagaatgtagaaaatttcttgaatttcttCGTCTGTTTTTTACTCTGTTGTGTTCTCATTTTCTGCAGAAGTTCTGCAGCAGGTTTTTCTCCTTATTCTCCTGTCTTTCCTTTGTTTAATCTACTGCCCATTGTATGGAGTCTTGCTCGAACATCCAGCCAACAAGTACTAAAGATGTTAAATATTCTTGATCCTTGATCCTGGATGTTAGGAGAGAGATCCCACTGGCTGTACATGCAACagattatattttgttaattgttttatgTACATTGCATTGTGATCACTTGCTCAGATTtaaatttatggatttttttgttttgtttttttctgatGCAGATTTTTTCAGGTATACAATTCAAGGGTGGTCTTCCATCTCCATTTTTGAACCTGAGGACATTGGAAGTTCTTACTGGTTTGAACAAAAGTGAAATCCCTGGAATAGTTTGCTTATTCAGGAATGCTCCCTTACTTCACGCTCTCAAACTTGAAATTGATCGGTGTCATTATGTGAGtatcaaacatatataatttaatccttaatttttttttttaatgttttgcaCTTCTTAATTGGACACTTAGGAATTTAGGTTGTGGGCATATCTTACAAAGGTAAAATGTCAGTATTGCTGCATTTATTGACTTGGGATGGAGATAAACCCACCAAAATCCCCTGCCTCCTGCGGTAACTATTCTAGTCTAACATCTGCTATTTTGATGTCTTTTCAGGAATGCAGCAGAGCTTTATTGGACAACTTTAGTTACACAGAACAATTATGGGAAAACGAAGCTCAAGCTTTAACATCCTTCTTAAATCACCTAAAGGTGTTAAAAATTCATGTTCATTTTTCGATGTGTGAGAGCGTGATTATTGCTACGAGATTTCTGCTAAAGCATGGGAATGCCTTGCAAGAAGTTACTCTTACTTCAAACCGCCACCATAACGGGAAAGAAGAATCTATTTTTAGTTTTCCGCGGGGATCTCCTCATGTCAAAATCTCAATTGATTAAGTTGTTTTTGGTTCTATTAATGTTCAACCATGAGAAAGAGACTGAAGAAGAATTGATTGGTTATAATCAAAGTTGGTTGACATGCAATgcaaattaatattgaaaacaaaagtTTGCTTGGCAATTGCTAATAAGACCCCAACCAATGCAAAATAAACAACTACAATAGGTGATCTTTGTCAAATAAAATATTGCAATTAACAAATGATTATCAAATCATAACAGAAAAATCATCATACTCATTAACATATATACCATTTGTTGAAGAAAACGTAAACCTTGACGACTTAAGGAAAAATTGGTATATATTAACAtatataccaatttttttttcttattttattattctttctctccctttttcttACTTTCGATGGTTCATCTTCACCAAAATACATTCATCCTCGATCAgtacccaaatttttttattcttcttcttctctttctctcccactttctcttcttctctcttatCACATTTATCACAGATTCCTCACCACGTCGCCCAAAATTTTTCCCCCCCTTCTTTGTTGGAGTGTAAAATAGAAGATTTGTTGGAGTgtattgtgaaaaaaaagtagttaaaatagtgagTTGTACATttttattagctaaactagCAATCATTGCTGGAGATGCAATGATAATGGGTTATTCTGATTAATGAGAAGGATGCGACCCTAGACCTATTTAGACTCCAGTCACGGGAAATGgatctttttcatttcatttgaaataaagagcATTCATTTCGTGTATTTAGGAGAGTAATATTGTCTAAAAAATATTACTTCCCAAGAACGCTATTACTTCCCAAGCCTCGTGACAGTTTGAAAGTGTGATGGTAGAACCTTTCTCCAGGAAACTCTCTAAACCCTTCTTCTTTTACCTTTCTCCATTCCCCTCCAACCAAAATGGGACCGTTGGACCCAGCAACGGTAACATCATTTGAATTTCCCGCCTCTGTTTCCCACCAAGCCTTCGATTCCCACTGCTTCTACGCGTCTCTCATCGATGATTCGACTCACAAGAACCGTTAATCCATGCCCAGTTACTGGTCTCCGGATCGCAAGATGATGGGTTATTGATAACCCAAATTCATTAATGCGAGCTTGGCTTTTGGAGAAATTCGTTTTGCCTGTAACATATTCGATGAATTTCGTGAGCCGGATGTGTTTTTGTGGAATGCGATCATTAGGGGTTATTCGAGGCACAATATGTTTGGTGATACGGTTGAAATGTATTTGAGGATGCAAGTGGCAAGGGTGAGTCCGGGTCGCTTTACTTCTCCGTCAGTGCTCAAAGCTTGTTGTGGGCCTTGTGGCTTGCCGGCTTTTAGAATGGGTTGCTGGGTTTAAGGGTAGATATTTAGAGATGGGTTTGAATCGGATGTATTTGTATAGAATGTGCTTGTTGCGTTGTATGCAAAATGCTGTTAGATTGGGCCGGCTAGGGTGGTGTTTGATGGAGTATGACATAGAACGGTTCTCTCGTGGACTTCCGTCATTTCAGCGTATGCCCATACCCAGAACGGTGAGCCGATGGAAGTGTTGAGAATATTCAGTCAAATGAGACTGAGCAATCTGATATAATACAGGGCATTATGTGCAGCTTTTAAATCTCTATGCTTCACCCCGTTTGTGGGAATGTGTTGGAAAGGTACGTGTGTCGATGAAGGAGAAAGGGTTGAGTAAGGGCCTTGGGTATGGTTTGATTGAGATCAATAGCAAGCTTAAGGCATTTCTTGTGGGAGACAAGCCACATCCAAGGCATAACGAAATTACTGGGGAGCTTGAGAGACTGGAGAAAAGGTTGAAGGAGGCAGGATTTGTCCCACGTACAGAATTTGTACTTGATGATTTGAATTATGAAGAGATTCTCTGTAATCATAGTGAAAGGATAGCAATTGTCTTTGGGCTCATTAGCACTCCTCCTGGAACTACCATTCAAATGACAAAGAATATTCGGGGATGTGTAAACTGTTACTCAGCGACTAAAATTATTTCGAAGCTTGTTAACAGAGAGATAGTTGTTCGGGATGTCACTCTTTTCCATCATTTCAAAGATGGATTCTGTTCATGTGGAGATTATTGGTGAGAGGGAAGGTCATCTCTTCATGTTACAGTTTCTTTGGTTCAGTGCTGGCTCATGCGGAAGAAGGTAGCAAACAAACATTCTACCACCTACACCTCAATTTCTTAGGTACTAGAAATTATTTCAAGTTGtatattgaaatttttgttACTCACACACACACGTGACTATGTATAGATATATCAGTACTAACAACGACAGGTATAATCTCCCATATTTTGGTTCAATAAATTAAGAGAGTGAGAAAAAGAGAACCTTGAGAGTTCCTAAGTGTTTTTAGAAGAGAAGTGGAAACACTATGCTATGAGAGAAAATCATTAAGtgaatatattaaattaatatataatttctcACTATTGTGTCTCGAAGAAAACCCTTTTAGAGGTAACCCCACATAGAGGTAACCCCACAAAACCACCAGCCATCGTATTAAATACTCTTCTACATTTTTGTATGAAGTCTGGAGCATGAAATCCGAAGACATTGTGTGGATTAAGTGGAGAGTGTATTGAGGAGTTGACTTGCAATATCAGTTAATTAAGGAAAGGACGGAATTCTTGAGTGTATCAATTGATAAACAAGTCTGAACTGTACAATGTATGTCTTTAGGTGCTGAGCTGGTTTTTAAGTCTATATTTGCGCTTTTGTAAGTCTTGTACTTGTATTTTCATGTAGCATAACCATTTGAGCTGGACTAGGTCCAGTAGTTTTTCCAAGTAAAACATCACATGTGCAAAATTATGTGTAATGATTTCTTAGATTATCTGTATCATATGATGTATTTATTAAACATATAACATGCTTACAATGATCAATATATGTTTTGAAATATGCTTATTGTACTTGAATATTCAATCTATTTAGTTTCTGCAATATTTATATCTTGATTGGATAGCATATTGGATAATTTTGACTGTTTTCTAAAAGGTGTATAAATTTGTAGACATTGGCACCTATTCATACCCCCCTAAGTCTTAGAAATTGCTTGGCTATATTTACACATAGCGCAATTTGCTACTCTTGCTGGAGATCCACTTTCCAAAGGTAGAATGCTACAGCTGCTGCATTTATTGACGTGCGATCGAAATAAATCCACTAAAATCCCTTGCCTCGAGCGGTAAAAAATCTATTATAATCTAACATCTACTGTTCTGATGTCATTTCAGAAATGGGGCATAACTTTATTGGACAACTCTACTTACACTGAAGAACAATACTGGGAATCTGAAGCTCAAGTTTTTAAGATCCTTCCTAGATCACCTAAAGGTGTTGAAGATTCATGTTCATTTTTCAATGCGTGAGACCGTGATTACTGCTACGAGATTTCTACTAAAGCATGGGAATGCCTTGGAAAAAGTTACTCTTATTTCAACCCACCAGGAGTGGAAGGAAGAATCTATTTTTGGNNNNNNNNNNNNNNNNNNNNNNNNNNNNNNNNNNNNNNNNNNNNNNNNNNNNNNNNNNNNNNNNNNNNNNNNNNNNNNNNNNNNNNNNNNNNNNNNNNNNATGAATGCTCAATGCTTGAAACATGTATATGATGAAGAGATAAGCCACAAAGAACCAGCCATAATTAGCAAATCTCTATTCCCATCTTGCAtacatttaaaaagaaaattgtgttacatatttttattctcttagaTTGTTTattcaaagttctttaaccttgataaacatGTTAATTAAGGTTTAATAAATAACACAATTGTTTCAAGACCGCCaaaatttaacccaaaattGTATGCATCTCTTAATATAATACAAACCAAAATTGTTCCAATGTCTTAATATATAATACTACCCGAAAGGAGTATAATAGAACCCAAAAGTTTTTGACCTGCTAGTTATGCCAAATTTCCTACAAAAATTGGGATcaagtttttagaaaataacaaCTGGCTTTTCCGCATGGTGGGTCATTGCACCAAATTAATGCAAATCTCTTATTTAGTAAAATATTCACAGAAACCAAAAACCATACTTGCCACGTATACCTACATATGCCACTCACAAGTAGAAGTGGGCAAAATAACCGATTACCGCCCACCGAACGTCACCAAACCACCATCAACCGTTTACCGACTTTACAAACTTTTGGCTATTgctaattgaaataaaaatttataccgACCTCAGTAACCGAAAACTTAACCGCCAAAGTTTGGTAGGGCAGCGTCCTAGCAATATTAATCagttatcatttaattttatctaTATTAGTAACTGTTTGTAATAATCTAAGATAATGAATATGATAAGGGTGCTTATAAGCATGTTCAATAAACACTTATACGTTTAGCCGTAAAAAAAACCACTTGGGcctaaaaaaagattttattgttttgtatgtTTAAGATTAAACTCTTGTTTTAGTTAAAGTCTGATCGAAATGAATTTAGTGAATTAACCGATTTAGCAACAATTTTGGTTAATATTTCCAAAATACCTCTAGCATTACCAT
This window of the Corylus avellana chromosome ca5, CavTom2PMs-1.0 genome carries:
- the LOC132181669 gene encoding uncharacterized protein LOC132181669 codes for the protein MERDPQLPSLLLEWQNCYLIRKAKEQVAAFNNATQRSISMVVAPPLNSSASWVPPPVGYVKINWDSSIKQSRNQMGVGVIVRDHTGKVLAIQCATKCSITHAPPAEAIGAWTAVNYARRMDYQNVVFEGDAMEIVRALNNEGNCWTTYGQIVNAAKAEIVQHTGWVVQYVSRLANRVAHRIAKAAFMYGEGREWKEDFPFNVQEPSPDNLLRLHT
- the LOC132181670 gene encoding putative F-box/FBD/LRR-repeat protein At4g03220 → METRVSRGREHLLKEAVEDKEDRISNFPDDILHHILSFLPVQSVAKTSLLSTRWKYLWATIPCLDFSEFSIKEKRHERKREAMELIIKTVLAGRHANFNIKVFRFKGNLGCAYLRDCICQVVRHSVEELELDVSLGGEICYLPRCIFTCDSLKSLTLKTLDDRLASFRFYSYNVTGPGGLPSLQALTLKQVHFMDRHSAAIFSGSSFPFLKRLTLNNCMGINLLNIGCPELEYLQVQYMEINHMDISVGERLKNLRVISSYPICKNGSCVKIFAPNLETFLWENNEIPEKWEVLHSFPFLKTCRINIVGTGHPFIVNATISFLANLVSAPDLYIDIHQSAKIFSGIQFKGGLPSPFLNLRTLEVLTGLNKSEIPGIVCLFRNAPLLHALKLEIDRCHYECSRALLDNFSYTEQLWENEAQALTSFLNHLKVLKIHVHFSMCESVIIATRFLLKHGNALQEVTLTSNRHHNGKEESIFSFPRGSPHVKISID